One Campylobacter sputorum subsp. sputorum DNA segment encodes these proteins:
- the prfB gene encoding peptide chain release factor 2 — MDSYEYMELLKNLKNKIENIISIINPTKAQERIDEIEELQKDPSLWSDAKKAGALNKEKTKLSNILSSYEKAKNGLYDAKDIFELAQDENDHETINSLFEESSNLENLITNFEIQMMLSSEDDGKNAIVSIHPGAGGTESNDWASMLYRMYLRFSERMGYKVETLDFQEGEEAGLKDVSFIVRGENAYGYLKAENGIHRLVRTSPFDSAGRRHTSFSSVMVSPELDDDIQIDIEEKDIRFDYYRASGAGGQHVNKTESAVRITHIPTGIVVQCQNDRSQHKNKATALKVLQSRLYELELEKQNTENSSQKSDIGWGHQIRSYVLFPYQQVKDVRSNIAYSQTDAILDGDIKKVIEDVLIAQKSNK; from the coding sequence TTGGACAGTTATGAATATATGGAACTTCTAAAAAATTTAAAAAACAAAATAGAAAATATAATATCTATAATAAATCCCACTAAGGCACAAGAGCGTATAGATGAGATAGAAGAATTGCAAAAAGATCCATCACTTTGGAGCGATGCAAAAAAAGCCGGTGCTTTAAATAAAGAAAAAACAAAACTAAGCAATATTTTATCTAGTTATGAAAAAGCAAAAAATGGCCTATATGACGCTAAGGATATTTTTGAATTGGCACAAGATGAAAACGATCACGAAACTATCAATTCTTTATTTGAAGAATCTTCAAATTTGGAAAATTTAATAACAAATTTTGAAATTCAAATGATGTTAAGTAGCGAAGATGATGGTAAAAACGCGATAGTTAGCATTCATCCAGGAGCTGGTGGAACAGAAAGCAATGACTGGGCAAGTATGCTTTATAGAATGTATTTGAGATTTTCTGAAAGAATGGGATATAAAGTCGAAACACTAGATTTTCAAGAAGGTGAAGAAGCTGGCCTTAAAGATGTAAGCTTTATTGTGCGCGGCGAAAACGCTTATGGATACCTAAAAGCAGAAAACGGCATACATAGACTTGTTCGCACAAGTCCTTTTGATAGTGCAGGACGAAGACACACAAGTTTTAGTTCTGTGATGGTAAGCCCAGAGTTAGATGATGATATACAAATTGATATAGAAGAAAAAGATATAAGATTTGATTATTATAGAGCAAGCGGTGCTGGAGGGCAGCATGTAAATAAAACAGAAAGTGCGGTTAGAATTACACACATTCCAACAGGAATAGTAGTTCAATGTCAAAACGATAGAAGTCAGCACAAAAATAAAGCAACGGCACTAAAAGTATTGCAATCTAGACTTTACGAATTAGAGCTGGAAAAACAAAATACTGAAAATTCATCCCAAAAAAGCGATATAGGTTGGGGGCACCAAATACGCTCTTATGTGTTATTTCCTTATCAACAAGTAAAAGATGTCAGATCTAATATAGCATATTCGCAAACCGATGCTATATTAGATGGAGATATAAAAAAAGTTATCGAAGATGTGCTTATAGCACAAAAAAGCAATAAATAA
- a CDS encoding type II secretion system protein, protein MNYEAVLVQLGYTQNDASIEKIKRILSKCDLTDKELQHIVELNDKLKTYLSYITMSNSYDYFKIKYEKSPQNTKEDIINMIENWSDKYKIAIQKVENKETYYITHKI, encoded by the coding sequence ATGAATTACGAAGCAGTTTTAGTTCAACTAGGTTACACGCAAAATGATGCGAGCATAGAAAAGATTAAAAGAATACTATCAAAATGCGATTTAACAGATAAAGAACTACAACATATAGTAGAGTTAAATGACAAATTAAAAACTTATCTTAGTTATATAACAATGTCAAATTCATATGATTATTTTAAAATAAAATATGAAAAATCACCACAAAATACAAAAGAAGATATCATTAATATGATAGAAAATTGGTCTGATAAATACAAAATAGCCATTCAAAAAGTAGAAAATAAAGAAACATACTATATAACTC